The following coding sequences lie in one Changpingibacter yushuensis genomic window:
- a CDS encoding amino-acid N-acetyltransferase yields MTIQLRPAKPSDVRNLASLIEPYAARRILISKELISYFEDVQEFTVAADGDRLVGCGALHVLWDDIAEVRTLAVSGEVLGTGVGHQLLTRLEARAREMGLKRLFCLTFEVDFFTRHGFRVIEGTPVGTDVYQELLRSHDDGVAEFLDLAKVKPNTLGNTRMLKELY; encoded by the coding sequence GTGACCATTCAGCTTCGACCGGCAAAACCATCTGATGTTCGTAACCTCGCTTCGCTCATAGAACCCTACGCTGCTCGGCGCATCCTCATTTCCAAGGAACTCATCAGTTACTTTGAGGACGTCCAAGAGTTCACTGTGGCAGCTGATGGAGATCGGCTGGTGGGGTGCGGCGCTCTTCACGTCTTGTGGGATGACATCGCTGAGGTGCGGACTCTGGCTGTTTCGGGTGAGGTGCTCGGGACGGGTGTGGGCCACCAACTTCTTACGCGGCTTGAGGCCCGCGCGCGCGAGATGGGCCTCAAGAGGCTCTTCTGCCTGACCTTCGAGGTTGATTTCTTCACGCGTCACGGATTCCGCGTTATTGAGGGAACTCCCGTTGGAACCGACGTCTATCAGGAGCTTCTTCGTTCGCACGACGACGGCGTCGCCGAATTCCTGGACCTCGCTAAGGTCAAGCCGAACACGCTCGGAAACACGCGAATGTTGAAGGAACTCTATTAG